In Rhodothermia bacterium, a single window of DNA contains:
- a CDS encoding PepSY-like domain-containing protein — MAHSSLVVPAEILRAFKKVFPKVDVSRVSWSWEVPHKIYEASFEQDGFSYEVEITVTGHHLLSEIYMRTEALPEGIRNHIEAEFPGAIIHSVERVLYSNGDVQYEIDLITGKGEREILVREDGYILDYGKDPEKKYKKVKEEEEEEEEDEKEMENEDEDTSKKKEDTSEDTSEV; from the coding sequence ATGGCACATTCTTCATTAGTTGTACCCGCCGAGATTTTGCGGGCCTTCAAAAAAGTCTTCCCGAAAGTGGACGTTAGCCGCGTTTCTTGGTCTTGGGAGGTTCCCCACAAGATTTATGAAGCCTCTTTCGAGCAAGACGGCTTTTCTTACGAGGTGGAAATTACTGTTACAGGCCACCACTTGCTCTCCGAAATTTACATGCGCACCGAGGCCCTCCCCGAAGGCATCCGTAACCACATTGAGGCCGAGTTCCCCGGCGCGATTATCCATTCCGTAGAGCGGGTGTTGTACTCTAATGGCGATGTTCAATACGAAATTGACCTCATTACAGGCAAAGGCGAGCGCGAAATTTTGGTACGCGAGGACGGCTATATCCTAGATTATGGCAAAGACCCTGAAAAGAAATACAAAAAGGTAAAAGAAGAGGAGGAGGAGGAAGAAGAGGACGAAAAAGAGATGGAGAACGAAGACGAAGATACGTCTAAAAAAAAGGAGGATACTTCCGAAGACACCTCTGAAGTGTAA